The genomic segment caacgtcttggccacccctgatctacaCTGAGCAAGGGCATAACTTGTAAGATCCAAATAAATTCTTGTACTTGGACAACAATGTTGAATACTGTCAGTGGGAGCAAGGAATTTAAGGAATAATATTCCTACTCTTGAACCATTTAATATTTCTGCCAATGTTAcacaaaaccatatattaaatacattattattatgaattTTAAACTACTTTGCAAATGGGTCTTATTCACATTGCAGGGTTAATAActaaaaaataactaataaaatgaGTAAATGGGAAAGTAGCCGAGTTACTCATTGTTTAGGAAACCTAGCCGTCTGCACAGAATCTCAAAGATTTCAGCAACACACAATATTATTGTAATGACAGTAAAGGTGTACATAGCAATGAGAAATATTGTTTTTTCAAAGTGTTCTGGTACCATGCACCTGGTGAGATCATATTTCTTATCAAGACTTCCCGCATCACACATAAAGATCGGATTCACCTGAAAACCAAAAAGATGACTCTGAAGCCAAAATGCTACCACCTCCAGGATAATCCTTAGCAGCACAGATATAATGTAAGATACAGTATAGACAGGCTTCTGGAGAATGTCTTCTTGATCAATACTCTTACAGGCTGCATAAAGATGGAATACAGCTCCCGGGACCAATACTGTCACTAGCTGTAGGGCCCAAAATACCTGAAAAATAAAAAGGGCATTTGCACTGTAACGTGTTTTTATATTTTGAGTGATATACTACAACCATGCTACCAACTAGCTTTAGAACTCAACATTGGATTTtgggggtacaggtatgggatcccttatccggaaacccattatccagaaagctccgaattacggaaagcccgtctcccatagactccattttaataaaataatatagaattttaaaactgattttctttttctctgtaataataaaacagtaccttgtaactgatcccaactaagatataattaatcctttttggatgcaaaacaatcctatggggtttaattactgttttattgatttttttagtagacttaaggtatggagatccaaattacggaaagatcccttatccggaatacccttggtcccgcacattctggataatgggtcctatacctgtattatca from the Xenopus tropicalis strain Nigerian chromosome 5, UCB_Xtro_10.0, whole genome shotgun sequence genome contains:
- the gje1 gene encoding putative gap junction epsilon-1 protein translates to MSLNYIKNFYEGCLRPPTVIGQFHTLFFGSVRMFFLGVLGFAVYGNEALHFSCEPDKREVNLFCYNQFRPITPQVFWALQLVTVLVPGAVFHLYAACKSIDQEDILQKPVYTVSYIISVLLRIILEVVAFWLQSHLFGFQVNPIFMCDAGSLDKKYDLTRCMVPEHFEKTIFLIAMYTFTVITIILCVAEIFEILCRRLGFLNNE